In Alloyangia pacifica, the following proteins share a genomic window:
- a CDS encoding FUSC family protein codes for MSAALESLGFNKARLIFALRTAFAACLALVAAWLLGLEHPQWAGMTVWAASQPVRGQLLEKGLFRFAGTVIGTVAGVGLILAMQVHPALLVIGLALWIGLCTGIANLLRGFFAYGTVLAGYTAAMVALLDVGHPETVWALGADRMATVLVGVLAALVVGWLFAPAADGDALRSRFRGMLADLCDQLSRPGSDPEAARRLISDMADIEEALDPHAAGSLRSRRETRASRALLSTALSVLLWHRGQEANTLPDAACLALNEAAEALRGGDSAAAHAALGRAAAHPDAAETLKPLAQALARWRAPENRSAPGAEHLLPVVLHRDWIGAREAAIRATGALLLFGLIWQITGFAAGAFLLLGMSIMISIFTTFENPIAMLPYVFLGQLMGAGMALAIRWLIWPQAGADWQLVAMVLPFILLGGLLGGHDRGMRVSFDVNMVMLLLLHPALPLTGDLGTSVLMALAVVAAPLTALVTYRTVYPPTLRRKQDTLAKMMLHDVAALAGDAEALRHRAVWRARFYHRMLRLFRLTGRSARAQRSALDSGLALLDLGHATLRAHEILANPATPLAERRALKAALARLERIRETPARAEGALSRLARRAIGADAELFRHAARSAASLAP; via the coding sequence GTGAGCGCCGCGCTGGAAAGCCTTGGTTTCAACAAGGCCCGGCTGATCTTTGCCCTGCGCACCGCCTTTGCCGCCTGCCTGGCGCTGGTGGCGGCCTGGCTGCTCGGTCTGGAGCACCCTCAATGGGCGGGGATGACCGTCTGGGCGGCCTCGCAGCCGGTCCGGGGGCAATTGCTGGAAAAGGGCCTTTTCCGCTTCGCCGGCACGGTGATCGGAACGGTCGCCGGCGTCGGGCTGATCCTGGCCATGCAGGTCCACCCGGCCCTGCTGGTCATCGGGCTCGCACTCTGGATCGGGCTCTGCACCGGGATCGCCAACCTCCTGCGCGGCTTTTTCGCCTATGGCACGGTGCTGGCGGGCTATACCGCCGCGATGGTCGCCCTGCTCGACGTCGGCCACCCCGAGACCGTCTGGGCGCTCGGCGCCGACCGGATGGCGACGGTGCTGGTGGGCGTGCTCGCCGCGCTGGTGGTGGGCTGGCTCTTTGCGCCCGCCGCCGACGGCGACGCGTTGCGCTCGCGCTTCCGTGGCATGCTGGCCGACCTCTGCGACCAGCTTTCGAGGCCTGGCTCCGACCCCGAAGCGGCGCGGCGCCTGATCTCGGACATGGCCGACATCGAAGAGGCACTCGACCCGCATGCCGCGGGCTCGCTGCGCTCGCGCCGCGAGACTCGCGCCAGCCGCGCGCTGCTGTCGACCGCGCTGTCGGTGCTGCTCTGGCACCGCGGGCAAGAGGCAAACACCCTGCCCGACGCCGCGTGCTTGGCCCTGAACGAGGCCGCCGAGGCCCTGCGCGGGGGAGACAGCGCTGCGGCGCACGCCGCGCTCGGGCGCGCCGCGGCCCATCCCGACGCTGCCGAGACACTGAAACCCCTGGCCCAGGCGCTCGCCCGCTGGCGCGCGCCCGAAAACCGCTCGGCCCCGGGTGCCGAGCACCTCCTGCCCGTGGTGCTGCACCGCGACTGGATCGGCGCCCGCGAGGCAGCGATCCGCGCCACCGGTGCGCTGCTGCTCTTCGGCCTGATCTGGCAGATCACCGGCTTCGCGGCCGGCGCCTTCCTGCTGCTCGGGATGTCGATCATGATCTCGATCTTCACCACCTTCGAGAACCCGATCGCCATGCTGCCCTACGTGTTCCTCGGCCAGCTCATGGGCGCGGGCATGGCACTGGCGATCCGCTGGCTGATCTGGCCGCAGGCGGGGGCGGATTGGCAGCTTGTGGCGATGGTGCTGCCGTTCATCTTGCTTGGCGGCCTGCTCGGCGGGCACGACCGGGGCATGAGGGTCAGCTTCGATGTCAACATGGTGATGCTGCTCTTGCTGCACCCGGCGCTGCCGCTCACCGGCGATCTTGGCACTTCTGTGCTCATGGCCCTTGCCGTTGTTGCCGCGCCGCTCACTGCACTGGTGACGTATCGCACGGTCTATCCGCCGACCCTGCGCCGCAAGCAGGACACGCTGGCGAAGATGATGCTGCACGATGTGGCGGCGTTGGCCGGTGATGCCGAAGCGCTGCGCCACCGCGCGGTCTGGCGCGCCCGGTTCTATCACCGAATGCTGCGGCTCTTCCGGCTGACCGGGCGCTCGGCAAGGGCGCAGCGCAGCGCACTAGACAGCGGGCTGGCGCTGCTTGATCTTGGCCATGCGACGCTGCGGGCGCATGAAATCCTCGCAAACCCCGCCACGCCACTCGCCGAACGCCGCGCGCTCAAGGCAGCACTGGCCCGGCTCGAACGCATCCGAGAAACCCCGGCTCGCGCCGAAGGCGCCCTCAGCCGCCTTGCGCGGCGCGCCATCGGGGCGGATGCCGAGCTCTTCCGCCATGCGGCGCGCAGCGCGGCCTCGCTGGCGCCCTGA
- a CDS encoding polyprenyl synthetase family protein, which yields MGLDTAKAKPHDRLASMLSDEMGAVNTLIRERMASKHAPRIPEVTAHLVEAGGKRLRPMLTLAAANICGYDGPYHVHLAATVEFIHTATLLHDDVVDESAQRRGRPTANLLWDNKSSVLVGDYLFARSFQLMTETGNLRVLEILSNASATIAEGEVLQLTAAQDLGTTEDIYLQVVRGKTAALFSAATEVGGVISGADPAQVQALFDYGDALGIAFQIADDLLDYMGESAATGKNVGDDFRERKLTLPVIKAVAAADSEERAFWQRTIEKGKQEEGDLDYALKLLHKHGALDATREDALGWSEKAKAAMAQLPQSELRDVMIELADFVVARLY from the coding sequence ATGGGCTTGGATACGGCAAAAGCGAAACCGCACGACCGCCTGGCGTCGATGCTGTCCGACGAGATGGGTGCGGTGAACACCCTGATCCGCGAGCGGATGGCCTCGAAACATGCCCCGCGCATCCCGGAGGTGACCGCGCATCTGGTCGAGGCGGGCGGCAAGCGCCTGCGCCCGATGCTCACCCTCGCCGCGGCAAATATCTGCGGCTACGACGGCCCCTACCACGTGCATCTGGCCGCGACGGTGGAGTTCATCCATACCGCGACCCTGCTGCATGACGACGTGGTCGACGAAAGCGCGCAGCGGCGCGGCCGGCCCACCGCCAACCTGCTGTGGGACAACAAGTCCTCGGTGCTGGTCGGCGACTATCTCTTTGCCCGCAGCTTCCAGCTGATGACCGAAACCGGCAACCTGCGCGTGCTGGAAATCCTGTCGAACGCCTCTGCCACCATCGCCGAGGGCGAGGTGCTGCAACTCACCGCCGCGCAGGATCTCGGCACCACCGAGGACATCTACCTGCAGGTCGTGCGCGGCAAGACCGCCGCGCTCTTCTCGGCCGCGACCGAGGTGGGCGGGGTCATTTCCGGGGCTGACCCGGCGCAGGTGCAGGCGCTCTTCGATTATGGCGACGCGCTTGGCATCGCCTTCCAGATCGCCGATGACCTGCTCGATTACATGGGTGAAAGCGCGGCCACCGGCAAGAACGTCGGCGACGACTTCCGCGAACGAAAGCTGACCCTGCCGGTGATCAAGGCCGTGGCGGCCGCCGACTCCGAGGAGCGCGCCTTCTGGCAGCGCACCATCGAGAAGGGCAAGCAGGAAGAGGGCGATCTCGACTACGCGCTCAAGCTGCTGCACAAGCACGGGGCTCTGGACGCCACGCGCGAGGATGCGCTCGGCTGGTCGGAAAAGGCCAAGGCCGCGATGGCGCAGCTGCCCCAGTCCGAACTCCGCGACGTGATGATCGAGTTGGCAGATTTCGTGGTGGCGCGGCTCTACTGA
- a CDS encoding YdcH family protein encodes MSLTSHLQELKKKHQNLATTVEEMQRSPGVDDLHVAALKKQKLRIKEEISRLSAEAT; translated from the coding sequence ATGAGCTTAACTTCTCACCTGCAGGAACTGAAGAAGAAGCACCAGAACCTCGCCACCACGGTGGAAGAAATGCAGCGTAGTCCGGGCGTGGACGACCTGCATGTTGCAGCCCTGAAGAAGCAGAAACTCCGGATCAAGGAAGAGATTAGCCGGCTCTCGGCAGAGGCCACCTAA
- a CDS encoding zinc-binding metallopeptidase family protein encodes MQIFRCPACSSRVYFHNLACSCGQEVSFDPDAQAMLAGARHCANRDDIACNWVAEEGDLCRSCAMTETVPDLRAEQNLPLWADSELVKRQMLAELSRWGWFTPADIGPRPVFRMLSEETLHGEADVVMGHANGVITINVTEASEAVLARRQEQFDELYRTMLGHMRHEMAHFLFLRLAEDPAFLEDFRARFGDERADYAEALEQHYKAPKERGSDYITTYATAHPHEDWAETLAHLQHLVSMLDSGLASGLRLPDFPAEGYDAYLETDTEALITRAVNLSIAVNHVNRALDLPDLYPFVLTHPVREKMTLAHRWLQRL; translated from the coding sequence ATGCAAATCTTCCGCTGCCCCGCCTGCTCGAGCAGGGTCTACTTCCACAACCTCGCCTGCAGCTGCGGGCAGGAGGTCAGTTTCGATCCCGACGCGCAGGCCATGCTCGCGGGCGCCCGGCATTGCGCCAATCGCGACGACATCGCCTGTAACTGGGTGGCCGAAGAGGGCGATCTCTGCCGGTCCTGCGCAATGACCGAGACGGTGCCCGACCTGCGCGCCGAGCAGAACCTTCCGCTCTGGGCCGACAGCGAACTGGTCAAGCGCCAGATGCTCGCCGAGCTGTCGCGCTGGGGCTGGTTCACGCCCGCCGACATCGGCCCGCGCCCGGTCTTTCGCATGCTCTCGGAGGAGACGCTTCATGGCGAGGCGGACGTGGTCATGGGACATGCGAACGGGGTCATCACCATCAACGTCACCGAGGCGAGCGAGGCAGTCCTCGCGCGCCGGCAGGAGCAGTTCGACGAACTCTACCGCACGATGCTCGGGCACATGCGGCACGAGATGGCGCATTTCCTCTTCCTGCGGCTGGCCGAGGATCCGGCCTTTCTCGAAGATTTCCGGGCGCGCTTCGGGGACGAGCGCGCGGATTACGCGGAGGCCCTGGAGCAGCATTACAAGGCTCCGAAAGAGCGCGGCTCGGACTACATCACCACCTATGCCACCGCCCACCCACACGAGGACTGGGCCGAAACCCTCGCGCATCTGCAGCATCTCGTCTCGATGCTCGACAGCGGTCTGGCCAGCGGGTTGCGGCTGCCGGATTTCCCCGCGGAAGGCTACGACGCCTATCTTGAGACGGACACCGAGGCGCTGATCACCCGCGCCGTGAACCTGTCGATCGCGGTGAACCACGTGAACCGGGCGCTTGATCTGCCCGATCTCTACCCCTTCGTGCTGACCCACCCGGTGCGCGAGAAGATGACGCTCGCGCACCGCTGGCTGCAGCGTCTCTAA
- a CDS encoding VOC family protein, which yields MLTQIKGLHHVTALASSASRNNTFFTHTLGLRRVKKTVNFDAPDVYHLYYGDELGTPGSVMTYFPFPHATRGRRGTGEVATTAFAVPEGSLDAWEARLTKAGVTGIDRLNRYGEHRLAFEGPDGEGLALVEAEDSRLPWTGGSVGEDIAIRGFHSVQMRLRDAGPTAELLGAMGYKEECRQANVMRLVLPEHNGAGTIDIETVDAPQGTQSAGSVHHIAFAVEDRAAQLEVRKALTEQGYQITPQIDRDYFYAIYFRSPGGVLFEVATNEPGFDRDEDRAHLGEALKLPSQHAHLREQLEKTLEPID from the coding sequence ATGCTTACACAGATCAAGGGCCTGCATCACGTGACCGCGCTGGCCAGCAGCGCGTCTCGGAACAACACCTTCTTCACCCACACGCTTGGCCTGCGACGGGTCAAAAAGACCGTCAACTTCGACGCCCCCGACGTCTATCACCTTTACTACGGTGACGAACTGGGCACTCCCGGCAGCGTCATGACCTACTTCCCCTTCCCCCATGCCACCCGCGGCCGCCGGGGCACCGGCGAGGTCGCGACCACCGCCTTCGCCGTCCCCGAGGGGTCGCTCGACGCCTGGGAGGCGCGACTGACCAAGGCCGGTGTCACCGGGATCGACCGGCTCAACCGCTACGGCGAGCATCGCCTCGCCTTCGAGGGACCGGACGGCGAAGGGCTGGCACTGGTCGAGGCCGAAGACAGCCGTCTCCCCTGGACCGGTGGCAGTGTCGGTGAGGACATTGCGATCCGCGGCTTCCACTCGGTGCAGATGCGCCTGCGCGACGCGGGGCCGACCGCCGAGTTGCTGGGCGCCATGGGCTACAAGGAAGAGTGCCGCCAGGCCAACGTGATGCGCCTGGTGTTGCCGGAGCATAATGGGGCGGGCACCATCGACATTGAAACCGTCGACGCCCCCCAAGGAACCCAGAGCGCCGGCAGCGTCCATCACATCGCCTTCGCGGTGGAGGATCGCGCGGCACAGCTCGAAGTTCGCAAGGCGCTCACCGAGCAGGGCTACCAGATCACGCCGCAGATCGACCGGGATTACTTCTATGCCATCTACTTCCGAAGCCCCGGGGGCGTTCTCTTCGAAGTGGCGACCAACGAACCCGGCTTCGACCGTGACGAGGATCGCGCGCACCTCGGCGAGGCGCTGAAGCTGCCGAGTCAGCACGCGCATCTGCGCGAGCAGCTCGAGAAGACCCTCGAGCCCATCGACTGA
- the phbB gene encoding acetoacetyl-CoA reductase: MTKVALVTGGSRGIGEAISKALKAEGYEVAATYAGNDEKAQAFTAETGIKTYKWNVADYEASKAGIAQVEADLGPIDVVVANAGITRDAPFHKMTPEQWKEVIDTNLTGVFNTVHPLWPGMRERKFGRVIVISSINGQKGQFAQVNYAATKAGDLGIIKSLAQEGARYGITANAICPGYIATEMVMAVPEKVREQIIAQIPAGRLGEPEEIARCVVFLADEKAGFVNGSTISANGGQFFV, encoded by the coding sequence ATGACGAAAGTTGCATTGGTCACCGGCGGCAGCCGCGGGATCGGGGAGGCGATCTCGAAGGCACTCAAGGCCGAAGGTTACGAAGTCGCAGCGACATACGCCGGCAACGACGAGAAGGCCCAGGCCTTCACCGCGGAAACGGGCATCAAGACCTACAAGTGGAACGTCGCGGATTACGAGGCATCCAAGGCGGGCATCGCGCAGGTCGAGGCGGATCTCGGCCCGATCGACGTGGTGGTGGCCAATGCCGGCATCACACGCGACGCGCCCTTCCACAAGATGACACCCGAGCAATGGAAAGAGGTCATCGACACCAACCTCACCGGCGTGTTCAACACCGTGCACCCGCTCTGGCCGGGCATGCGCGAGCGCAAGTTCGGCAGGGTCATCGTGATCTCGTCGATCAATGGCCAGAAGGGCCAGTTCGCGCAAGTGAACTACGCCGCAACCAAGGCGGGTGATCTAGGCATCATCAAGTCTCTGGCGCAGGAAGGCGCACGCTACGGCATCACCGCCAATGCCATCTGCCCGGGCTACATCGCCACCGAGATGGTCATGGCCGTGCCCGAGAAGGTGCGTGAGCAGATCATCGCGCAGATCCCCGCCGGTCGCCTCGGCGAGCCCGAGGAGATCGCCCGCTGCGTGGTCTTCCTCGCCGACGAGAAGGCTGGCTTCGTGAATGGCTCGACGATCTCGGCCAACGGCGGTCAGTTCTTCGTCTGA
- a CDS encoding 4-(cytidine 5'-diphospho)-2-C-methyl-D-erythritol kinase codes for MTWSDVFAPAKVNLTLHITGQRDDGYHLLDSLVAFAPVGDTLRVAPAEELTLRLEGPEAEGLPANGDNLALRAAAMVGEGQGAAIVLEKVLPVASGIGGGSADAAAAARAMLAEAGALDADGLARAETALLALGADVPMCLASRTVRVRGIGEGLTPVSLPPLPAVLVNPRVPVSTPQIFRSLTARDNPPMPEHLPEFTEPEPLINWLAGMRNDMEPAAIALEPVIGTLLAELAALPGCRLARMSGSGATCFGLFATMAEAGAGAEALRAARPEWWIAEGLLGDQQARAMPRRG; via the coding sequence ATGACGTGGAGTGACGTCTTCGCCCCGGCGAAGGTCAACCTGACCCTGCACATTACCGGCCAGCGCGACGACGGCTATCACCTGCTCGACTCGCTGGTCGCCTTCGCGCCGGTGGGCGACACGCTTCGCGTCGCGCCAGCCGAGGAGCTGACCCTTCGCCTCGAAGGGCCGGAGGCCGAGGGGCTGCCCGCCAATGGCGACAACCTCGCCCTGCGCGCCGCCGCCATGGTGGGGGAGGGGCAGGGCGCCGCGATCGTGCTGGAAAAGGTCCTGCCGGTGGCCTCGGGCATCGGCGGCGGTTCGGCGGACGCTGCGGCGGCGGCGCGTGCCATGCTGGCCGAGGCCGGGGCGTTGGATGCCGATGGTCTGGCGCGGGCGGAAACGGCGCTTCTGGCGCTTGGGGCAGACGTGCCGATGTGTCTTGCTTCGCGCACGGTACGGGTTCGCGGGATCGGCGAAGGTCTGACGCCCGTCAGCCTGCCCCCGCTGCCCGCCGTGCTGGTCAACCCGCGGGTGCCGGTCTCGACACCGCAGATTTTCCGCAGCCTCACCGCGCGCGACAATCCCCCGATGCCCGAGCACCTGCCGGAGTTCACCGAACCCGAGCCGCTGATCAACTGGCTGGCGGGCATGCGCAACGACATGGAGCCCGCGGCCATCGCGCTGGAGCCGGTGATCGGCACCCTGCTGGCGGAACTGGCCGCTCTGCCGGGCTGCCGGTTGGCGCGCATGTCGGGATCGGGGGCCACCTGCTTCGGGCTCTTCGCCACGATGGCAGAGGCAGGGGCGGGGGCAGAGGCCCTGCGCGCGGCCCGCCCGGAGTGGTGGATCGCCGAGGGGCTCTTGGGGGATCAGCAGGCGCGGGCGATGCCGCGCCGGGGCTGA
- a CDS encoding tRNA1(Val) (adenine(37)-N6)-methyltransferase: MRRDFFAEEALRCDDFLGGRAKIWQPKQGLGYRAGVDPVLLAASVEARPGQEVLELGCGAAPALVCLGVRVGGLRVAGVELQPSYAALARRNIAENGLEGEILEADLARPPAALKARVFDHVFANPPYFEPGKRSVSPDAGIELAQAGALPLADWVALAAKRLKPRGTATFVQRVERLPELLAALNAHLGSVEVLPLAPREGRAPRLILARGRKGGRADFRLCPPLVLHAGACHLEDGEDYTNVVKAALRDGKSIIFGG; this comes from the coding sequence GTGAGACGCGACTTCTTTGCCGAGGAGGCGCTGCGCTGCGACGACTTCCTTGGCGGGCGCGCGAAGATATGGCAGCCGAAACAAGGTCTTGGATACCGCGCCGGGGTCGATCCCGTACTGCTGGCGGCGAGTGTCGAGGCGCGGCCCGGGCAGGAGGTGCTGGAGCTCGGCTGCGGCGCAGCCCCGGCGCTGGTCTGCCTTGGCGTGCGTGTTGGCGGGCTGCGGGTGGCCGGCGTGGAGCTTCAGCCGAGCTATGCCGCGCTCGCGCGGCGTAACATTGCCGAGAACGGTCTCGAGGGGGAGATCCTCGAAGCGGACCTCGCGCGGCCGCCCGCCGCGCTGAAGGCGCGCGTCTTCGATCACGTTTTTGCCAACCCGCCGTATTTCGAGCCGGGCAAGCGCAGCGTCTCGCCGGATGCGGGGATCGAGCTGGCGCAAGCCGGCGCGCTGCCGCTGGCTGACTGGGTGGCGCTGGCCGCGAAGCGTCTCAAGCCGCGCGGCACCGCGACCTTCGTGCAACGGGTGGAGCGGTTGCCGGAACTGCTGGCCGCGCTGAATGCGCATCTGGGCTCTGTCGAGGTGCTGCCACTGGCCCCGCGCGAGGGCCGAGCGCCCCGGCTGATTCTCGCGCGCGGACGCAAAGGAGGGCGGGCAGATTTCCGCCTTTGCCCGCCGCTCGTGCTTCACGCTGGCGCGTGCCACCTTGAAGACGGCGAAGATTATACAAATGTCGTTAAAGCAGCCTTGCGTGACGGAAAATCGATCATCTTTGGTGGGTGA
- a CDS encoding MarR family winged helix-turn-helix transcriptional regulator yields the protein MTQTPSPRDRFGFAFITLARQWHRVVDTRLAEAGLSDATWRPLVHLAEGGDGISQRDLAARISLDTSTLVRLLDLLEARGLVERRVDSSDRRARRIHLTEEGRTELARIRAMLLQAERELLAEISEDETGAMLDAFTRIAARAEAMLTEEAEA from the coding sequence ATGACACAGACTCCCTCGCCCCGCGACCGCTTCGGCTTTGCCTTCATCACCCTTGCCCGGCAATGGCACCGGGTGGTCGACACGCGCCTTGCAGAAGCCGGCCTCAGCGACGCCACTTGGCGCCCGCTCGTCCACCTCGCCGAAGGCGGAGACGGCATCAGCCAGCGCGATCTCGCGGCGCGGATCAGCCTCGACACCTCGACGTTGGTGCGGCTGCTCGACCTGTTGGAGGCCCGCGGCCTCGTCGAGCGGCGGGTCGATTCCTCGGACCGCCGCGCGCGCCGCATCCATCTGACCGAGGAGGGGCGGACAGAGCTCGCGCGCATCCGCGCCATGCTGTTGCAGGCCGAGCGTGAACTCCTCGCCGAGATCAGCGAAGACGAGACAGGCGCCATGCTGGACGCCTTCACCCGCATCGCCGCCCGCGCCGAGGCCATGCTGACCGAGGAGGCGGAGGCGTGA
- a CDS encoding tetratricopeptide repeat protein has translation MSGKAFGTLRGTVLALALMVAGAGAVSADSLSGDYLAARQASFAGDFKAAARYYGEAVKHDPENADLLERAALANIGLGDFVRAEALAERLTALGHSSQIGQLAEIAVLAHEENYAELLKRIEEGRSAGSLVDGLLKAWAELGRGDVSAALASFDAVAEERGLAGFAAYHKAMALASVGDFEGAEAIFADPTGGGMQMTRSAVLARIQILSQINRQSDAVSLIDEAFGQQLDPGMEDLRAKLEAGETLPFDIVTSARDGIAEVFFTIAGALANESAEDYTLLHVRVAEYLRPDHVGALLMAGELLEKMGQYELAAATYRRVPREDAAYHVAELGRSDALRAEGKLDAAVEVLEQLADTHGNLPAVQSALGDLMRQLERYGEAITAYDRALATFADPDPAQWFLYYARGICKERDGNWEAAEKDFRAALEFVPNQPQVLNYLGYSMVEHHVNLDEALEMIERAVEAEPQSGYIVDSLGWALYRLGRYDEAVGHMERAAELMAVDPVVNDHLGDVYWAVGRKTEARFQWQRALSFVGWEDASDDVEPERIRRKLAVGLDTVLAEEGRPPLKVAHDVE, from the coding sequence ATGTCGGGCAAGGCATTCGGGACACTTCGCGGCACGGTTCTCGCGCTTGCACTGATGGTGGCAGGGGCCGGGGCGGTTTCCGCCGACAGCCTGTCGGGCGACTACCTTGCCGCACGGCAGGCCAGCTTCGCCGGGGACTTCAAGGCGGCGGCCCGCTACTACGGCGAGGCGGTCAAGCATGACCCCGAGAACGCAGACCTGCTCGAGCGTGCCGCGCTGGCGAACATCGGCCTCGGCGATTTCGTCCGGGCCGAGGCGCTGGCCGAACGTCTCACGGCACTGGGCCACAGCAGTCAGATCGGCCAGCTTGCCGAGATTGCCGTGCTGGCCCACGAAGAGAACTACGCCGAGCTGCTGAAGCGGATCGAAGAAGGCCGCTCGGCGGGTTCGCTTGTCGACGGCCTGCTGAAGGCCTGGGCCGAGCTGGGCCGCGGCGACGTGAGTGCGGCGCTGGCCTCCTTCGATGCCGTGGCCGAAGAGCGTGGACTCGCCGGTTTCGCCGCCTATCACAAGGCCATGGCGCTGGCATCCGTCGGCGACTTCGAGGGGGCCGAGGCGATCTTTGCCGATCCCACGGGCGGCGGCATGCAGATGACCCGCAGCGCCGTGCTGGCGCGGATCCAGATCTTGTCGCAGATCAACCGCCAGTCTGATGCCGTGTCGCTCATCGACGAGGCCTTCGGTCAGCAGCTCGACCCCGGCATGGAGGATCTGCGTGCCAAGCTCGAGGCGGGCGAGACGCTGCCATTCGACATCGTCACCTCGGCCCGCGACGGCATTGCCGAGGTCTTCTTCACCATTGCCGGTGCGCTGGCCAATGAATCCGCCGAGGATTACACGCTGCTGCACGTGCGCGTGGCCGAGTACCTGCGCCCCGATCACGTCGGTGCGCTGCTGATGGCGGGTGAACTGCTGGAGAAGATGGGCCAGTACGAGCTCGCCGCCGCCACCTATCGCCGTGTGCCGCGCGAGGATGCCGCATACCACGTGGCCGAGCTGGGCCGGTCCGACGCGCTGCGCGCCGAGGGCAAGCTCGATGCCGCGGTCGAGGTGCTGGAACAGCTCGCCGACACGCATGGCAACCTGCCCGCGGTGCAATCGGCGCTTGGGGATCTGATGCGCCAGCTCGAGCGCTACGGGGAGGCGATCACCGCCTATGACCGGGCGCTGGCCACCTTCGCCGACCCCGATCCGGCGCAATGGTTCCTCTATTACGCCCGCGGGATCTGCAAGGAGCGGGACGGGAACTGGGAGGCCGCCGAAAAGGACTTCCGCGCCGCGCTGGAGTTCGTGCCGAACCAGCCGCAGGTGCTGAACTACCTCGGGTATTCCATGGTCGAGCACCACGTGAACCTCGACGAGGCCCTGGAGATGATCGAGCGCGCGGTCGAGGCAGAGCCGCAGAGCGGCTATATCGTCGACAGCCTTGGCTGGGCGCTCTACCGGCTGGGACGCTACGACGAGGCGGTGGGCCACATGGAGCGCGCTGCCGAGCTGATGGCGGTCGACCCGGTGGTCAACGACCACCTCGGCGACGTCTACTGGGCCGTCGGCCGCAAGACCGAGGCGCGCTTCCAGTGGCAGCGCGCGCTCTCCTTCGTCGGCTGGGAGGACGCCTCGGACGATGTCGAGCCAGAGCGCATCCGTCGCAAGCTGGCAGTTGGGCTCGATACCGTGCTTGCCGAAGAGGGCCGGCCGCCGCTGAAGGTGGCGCATGACGTGGAGTGA
- a CDS encoding putative signal transducing protein has translation MEELLRTTDITLIPLAKTLLDGQGIDSFELDVNMSVLEGSLGILPRRLMVRSGELEAARRVLRDFGISFESGA, from the coding sequence ATGGAAGAACTTCTGCGCACAACCGACATCACCCTGATACCGCTCGCGAAGACCCTCCTTGATGGGCAGGGTATAGACAGCTTTGAGTTGGACGTAAATATGAGCGTCCTCGAGGGCTCCTTGGGTATACTTCCGCGCAGGCTGATGGTCCGCAGCGGCGAGCTCGAGGCGGCACGGCGGGTGCTGCGCGACTTCGGCATTTCTTTCGAGTCCGGCGCGTGA